The Saccharolobus shibatae B12 genomic interval ATAATATCAACTAATGACAAGATTTCAGTATTTTTAAGGTTTGCTGGTGCGGGATTAAGTATTTTTATTCCGTTAAACTCCTTTGCAGCCTTTTTAACTACGCTTTCTCTTATTTCCAATTGCATTAACAATATATCCCCCTCAAGACTATTATTTAAATCGTCTTCTGACAAGTAGTAGTTAGCGCCCCTGTTTACGACAATGATATTTCTTCCTTTCTTGTCAACGAATATGTATGCAGCGCCAGTGTTTATACCATTCTTTATCTTAACTTTAGATACGTCAATATTTTCCGATTTCCAGAATTCAATTGCATTCGTTCCGTGCTTATCATCTCCCACTGCAGCGATTATTTTAACATGACTTCCTAATCTTGAAGCTGATACTGCTTGGTTTGAGCCCTTCCCTCCATGAGTTATGTATACCTCATCAGCTATTACCGTTTCTCCAATTTCCGGTATTTTACTTACTCTCAATATTACATCAACGTTATAACTTCCTACTACAGCTATCAACCTAGGACTACCTCTTTTAGTTTTCTTATTAAATCATCCTTATCCTTACCCACGACTAATACCATATTATCCCGTAATATCGCGTCACCATTAATACCACTTTTACTCAATTTTATTTTACCTTTTTCCGCTGCATCTAGTATTTTATCAGTTAACGGTAATAATATCCCTATTTTTTCACTAGATGTTTCTCTCATGATTTTAGTTATCTCATTACTTACGTTATTAAGTATTGGTCCGTCAATCTTTATTTTATCTAAATATTTTATTAACCCCCCAGCTAAACTTAGCACGTCACTATACTTTGTCATATATGCCACATTTACTTTAGAAGTATCGTTAATTAGCTTAAGTGTAATGTTGAGATTAGACTCTAAGAACCAAAGTAAGTTTTCTAGCTCATTTCTTCCTTCTTCTCTCTTTACTATAGACTCTACAGGAGCAAACGGGTCAACTGGTCCATATCCTCCTCCTAAGTCTAAACCGTATTTGATTGCTAACGAAGCAAATCTTTTAGCTCTAATTACTGCATCCCTAAGTTTGTATCCTAAGGCGAGATATGCAGTTATGGAGGCAGAAAATACGTCTCCACTACCATGCGTGTTTTTAGTGCCAATGTAATCTCCCTTTAACTCTATTTCC includes:
- the rbsK gene encoding ribokinase; this encodes MIAVVGSYNVDVILRVSKIPEIGETVIADEVYITHGGKGSNQAVSASRLGSHVKIIAAVGDDKHGTNAIEFWKSENIDVSKVKIKNGINTGAAYIFVDKKGRNIIVVNRGANYYLSEDDLNNSLEGDILLMQLEIRESVVKKAAKEFNGIKILNPAPANLKNTEILSLVDIITPNEIEFKELVNTDDFEYGLNVLLKKVKKAVIVTLGERGALLATRDGKKVLIPSPKVNVIDETGAGDVFNAALSVYLEKGFDLETAVEYANKVAALSVTKIGALGPKLDEVRKFLEEIDNE
- the thiD gene encoding bifunctional hydroxymethylpyrimidine kinase/phosphomethylpyrimidine kinase, with product MHTRPVVATIAGSDSGGGAGLQADLKTFTALGVFGTTIITGLTAQNTKAVTKVLEIPPDFIEAQFDAVCQDLRPSHAKTGMLASSKIIELVLRKIKEYQIKLVLDPVMVAKSGSLLITEDISEQIRKAMRDAVVSTPNRYEAEIIANAKINSQDDVIKTAREIYSKYGNVVVKGFNGVDYAIIDGEEIELKGDYIGTKNTHGSGDVFSASITAYLALGYKLRDAVIRAKRFASLAIKYGLDLGGGYGPVDPFAPVESIVKREEGRNELENLLWFLESNLNITLKLINDTSKVNVAYMTKYSDVLSLAGGLIKYLDKIKIDGPILNNVSNEITKIMRETSSEKIGILLPLTDKILDAAEKGKIKLSKSGINGDAILRDNMVLVVGKDKDDLIRKLKEVVLG